Proteins from a single region of Lujinxingia litoralis:
- a CDS encoding serine/threonine protein kinase, producing MSASLRKLGRYELTRRLAKGGMGEIYLARARGAGGFEKRVIIKTILPHLAEEEEFVTKFLDEGRIVVQLTHGNIVPVFDMGEQDGEYFIAMEYVDGLDLREVLKRLHSRGQELAVELALHIASEVCKGLGYAHRKTDPVGQPLAIVHRDVSPSNVLISREGEIKIIDFGIARAAGRLSQTANGRIQGKCCYMSPEQTRGQALDHRSDIFATGVVLYEMLTGQRPFEGRSDLESLELVRRCEFDPPGVLRPEIPDEVDRIIVRALAPTPDERYQDIEDLYVDLQHAIYAVGRAVTSQGLAQALKEVFAAEPEATAAPRNLDEALELELARLGSETSAPALHTGTAPRGPSPGALLSPGQADAIAHAPTASRQLPAPSPTPATRALAPTPTPEPPTPTPPSAPEPDLEDAPADRSPGGAPALPDTHAPPVETQRRRWLGPLLVAVAALLIATFMLPGMRQAELQLESDPPGATIRLDGEELAGRRTPQTLTLEPGDYRIELALDGHQARNFRVQLAPGERVKLQGQDLHLAPELAPDRTFTITTQPERALVTANGEELGEAPVSLTLSQGDVAALSAAYEGCSSAYYTLSYGHQRETVSLSLSCLQERALAELRRPPIDGVPSVRDDAPPTVMGRPRARERTLRLAPAPPEAELFLNGKSLGSGARQIQLTPGTPALIEARAPGFEPLRRQLRAERIHSKELVLNLSPLPQGCLNFRAIYPAHNEIAIDGAWLKGRHMTLRNHPLSVGNHRITVRNPEAGKEEHFTVQVEPGEECAHLVVWDEGR from the coding sequence ATGAGCGCTTCGCTTCGAAAACTCGGTCGCTACGAACTCACTCGCCGCCTGGCCAAAGGCGGCATGGGTGAGATCTATCTGGCGCGCGCCCGCGGTGCCGGCGGCTTTGAGAAGCGCGTCATCATCAAGACCATCCTCCCCCACCTTGCCGAAGAAGAGGAGTTTGTCACCAAATTCCTCGACGAAGGGCGCATCGTCGTCCAGCTCACCCACGGCAATATCGTGCCGGTCTTCGACATGGGCGAGCAAGATGGTGAGTACTTCATCGCCATGGAGTATGTCGATGGCCTCGACCTGCGCGAGGTCTTAAAGCGCCTGCACAGCCGCGGCCAGGAGCTCGCCGTCGAGCTGGCGCTGCACATCGCCTCGGAAGTCTGCAAGGGCCTGGGCTATGCCCACCGCAAGACCGATCCGGTGGGGCAGCCCCTGGCGATCGTCCACCGCGATGTCAGCCCCTCCAACGTACTGATCTCGCGAGAGGGCGAGATCAAGATCATCGACTTTGGTATCGCCCGCGCCGCCGGGAGGCTCTCTCAGACGGCCAACGGTCGCATCCAGGGCAAATGCTGCTACATGAGCCCGGAACAGACCCGGGGCCAGGCGCTCGATCACCGCAGCGACATCTTCGCCACCGGCGTGGTGCTCTACGAGATGCTCACCGGCCAACGCCCCTTTGAGGGACGCTCCGACCTGGAGAGCCTGGAGCTTGTGCGCCGCTGTGAGTTTGATCCCCCGGGGGTGCTCCGCCCGGAAATCCCCGACGAGGTCGACCGTATCATCGTGCGGGCACTGGCCCCGACGCCCGACGAGCGCTACCAGGACATCGAAGATCTCTATGTCGATCTGCAGCACGCCATTTACGCTGTGGGACGCGCGGTGACCAGCCAGGGGCTGGCCCAGGCGCTCAAAGAGGTCTTCGCCGCCGAGCCCGAAGCGACCGCCGCGCCCCGCAACCTGGATGAGGCCCTGGAGCTGGAGCTGGCCCGCCTGGGCTCGGAGACCTCGGCCCCCGCTCTGCACACCGGCACGGCGCCGCGGGGCCCCTCCCCCGGCGCACTACTTAGCCCCGGGCAGGCCGACGCGATCGCCCACGCCCCCACCGCCTCGCGCCAGCTCCCGGCACCTTCCCCCACCCCGGCCACCCGCGCGCTGGCCCCCACTCCCACGCCGGAGCCTCCCACACCGACGCCGCCCTCGGCCCCCGAGCCTGACCTTGAAGACGCCCCGGCAGACCGCTCCCCCGGCGGCGCGCCGGCCCTCCCGGACACCCACGCACCGCCCGTCGAAACGCAGCGCCGGCGCTGGCTGGGGCCCCTCCTGGTGGCGGTCGCCGCGCTGCTGATCGCGACGTTTATGCTGCCCGGCATGCGCCAGGCCGAGCTTCAACTGGAGAGCGATCCGCCCGGCGCCACCATTCGCCTCGACGGCGAAGAACTCGCCGGTCGGCGCACGCCACAGACCTTGACCCTGGAGCCCGGCGACTACCGCATTGAGCTCGCACTGGACGGTCACCAGGCCCGCAACTTCCGCGTGCAACTCGCCCCCGGCGAGCGCGTGAAACTTCAGGGGCAGGATCTCCACCTGGCCCCGGAGCTGGCTCCCGATCGCACCTTCACCATCACCACGCAACCGGAACGCGCCCTGGTGACCGCCAATGGCGAAGAGCTCGGTGAAGCCCCGGTGTCCCTCACCTTGAGCCAGGGCGACGTGGCCGCCCTCTCCGCGGCCTACGAAGGCTGTTCGTCGGCCTATTACACCCTGAGCTACGGTCACCAGCGCGAGACCGTCTCGCTGAGCCTCTCCTGCCTCCAGGAGCGCGCGCTGGCCGAGTTGAGGCGCCCGCCCATCGACGGCGTCCCGTCGGTGCGCGACGATGCCCCGCCCACCGTCATGGGCCGGCCCCGCGCCCGGGAGCGCACGCTACGCCTGGCACCTGCGCCACCGGAGGCCGAGCTCTTCCTCAACGGCAAGAGCCTGGGCTCGGGAGCACGCCAGATCCAGCTGACGCCGGGCACCCCGGCGCTCATCGAAGCGCGCGCCCCGGGCTTTGAGCCCCTGCGCCGCCAGCTCCGCGCCGAGCGTATCCATAGCAAAGAGCTCGTGCTCAACCTGAGCCCGCTCCCCCAGGGCTGCCTCAACTTCCGGGCTATTTACCCGGCCCACAACGAGATCGCCATCGACGGTGCCTGGCTCAAAGGCCGCCATATGACCCTGCGCAATCACCCCTTGAGCGTGGGCAACCATCGCATCACCGTGCGCAACCCTGAGGCCGGCAAAGAAGAGCACTTCACCGTCCAGGTGGAACCCGGTGAGGAGTGCGCTCACCTGGTCGTCTGGGACGAAGGGCGCTGA
- a CDS encoding DUF4442 domain-containing protein — MLLNDAVKEAVAAERPAFAGRVVAGALTTRPVAQAVLWARMPLLALVSPRVEVLNEATCQVDIPFGWRNRNIFGTMYFAASMMAAEMTTGGLVLFHNAVRPERFSYIVRHISADFVKPARSRVSFECVQGDEVARAFAQASRSGERVNQLLEVVGRRADGVETARVKVEWSIKAC, encoded by the coding sequence ATGTTATTGAACGATGCCGTCAAAGAGGCCGTAGCCGCGGAGCGTCCGGCGTTTGCCGGGCGGGTGGTGGCCGGAGCGCTGACCACGCGACCGGTTGCCCAGGCGGTGCTCTGGGCCCGAATGCCGCTTTTGGCGCTGGTCTCCCCCCGGGTGGAGGTGCTCAACGAGGCGACGTGTCAGGTTGACATCCCCTTCGGGTGGCGAAACCGCAACATCTTCGGAACGATGTACTTTGCCGCCTCGATGATGGCCGCCGAGATGACCACCGGGGGCCTGGTGCTCTTTCATAACGCGGTGCGTCCGGAGCGCTTCTCGTACATCGTGCGCCACATCAGCGCCGATTTTGTGAAACCAGCCCGCAGCCGCGTGAGCTTTGAGTGCGTGCAGGGCGACGAGGTAGCCCGGGCTTTTGCTCAGGCATCGCGCAGCGGAGAGCGCGTCAACCAGCTTCTGGAAGTCGTGGGGCGCCGTGCCGATGGCGTGGAGACCGCACGGGTCAAGGTGGAGTGGTCGATTAAGGCGTGTTGA